Proteins encoded within one genomic window of Scomber japonicus isolate fScoJap1 chromosome 16, fScoJap1.pri, whole genome shotgun sequence:
- the LOC128374948 gene encoding piRNA biogenesis protein EXD1-like — MVVSDVEFLNILKGKRIKLTLKTASYLGVVQRINPNKTLILADVVSGSNGCKCPGSKMFFGHEILNVEFTSEANSDSGNIHEHTLEDHLTVKKFQPYKNTITLDDDDEDDEEFINFVVIDEFHEKFGPAVMHIKRQRVIGVGVDGVEVYEHGRLCWLQIATKNKVYLFDILLLGARAFKNGLSMILESKHILKVIHDCRAIAGCLNTQFGVKLTNVFDTQVADVMCFYSETGGFLPDRVSTLQEVVSLHLKVPSSQLLSLKMKSQLTKEEMEMWYTRPCPIPLLKVMALSVIHLQPLRLVLLDALMMDYMALVDSYLNSSHYAPDELGHVSMESVLELPRELRQLEQMRCERQEWAADQYPVTEKGLLARFYPRTNKTPSHTSPAGDAQPDSFGPATVESPSTQVDSLLQRPPTRPSRVTDVSSAQSVDAPTTQDPVPATESDLSKKVSGLSLGVGRGRTEVVMETVGRGRSFGKEQSCIQTLPAIGRGFLLQIPPAQIPIERNRDMKVAGRMEVGPSCHSLKPSQAGMPQPHTSATDLPKDIFSLRGDRSSESSKLLLSSFRSFRY; from the exons ATGGTTGTGAGCGACGTCGAGTTCCTGAATATCCTGAAGGGGAAACGCATCAAACTGACCCTTAAGACTGCATCTTACCTCGGCGTTGTCCAACGTATCAACCCCAACAAAACGCTGATATTGGCGGACG tTGTAAGTGGCAGTAATGGGTGCAAATGTCCTGGATCCAAAATGTTCTTTGGGCATGAGATTCTCAATG TGGAATTTACCAGTGAAGCTAACTCTGACAGTGG AAATATTCATGAGCACACACTTGAAGACCACTTGACTGTGAAAAAGTTTCAGCCATACAAGAACACAATCACACTGG atgatgatgatgaagacgatGAGGAATTTATCAATTTTGTAGTCATCGACGAGTTTCATGAGAAATTTGGACCTGCT GTGATGCACATCAAGAGGCAGCGTGTGATTGGTGTTGGAGTTGATGGAGTTGAGGTGTATGAGCATGGGAGACTGTGTTGGCTGCAG ATTGCCACTAAAAACAAGGTATACCTATTTGATATCCTGTTACTTGGAGCCCGAGCCTTTAAGAACGGTCTCTCCATGATCCTGGAAAGTAAGCACATACTAAAG GTCATTCATGATTGCAGAGCAATTGCTGGATGTCTGAATACCCAGTTTGGAGTAAAGTTAACCAACGTCTTTGACACACAG GTGGCAGATGTCATGTGCTTCTACTCAGAGACGGGAGGTTTCCTCCCCGATAGAGTCAGTACTCTCCAGGAGGTGGTGAGTCTCCATCTGAAGGTACCCTCCTCTCAGCTCTTATCCCTGAAGATGAAGTCACAACTCACCAAG GAGGAAATGGAGATGTGGTACACACGTCCGTGTCCCATACCCCTGCTGAAGGTGATGGCTTTATCAGTGATCCACCTGCAGCCACTCAGACTGGTGCTGTTGGATGCTCTGATGATGGACTACATGGCGCTGGTGGATTCCTACCTCAACAGCAGCCACTACGCGCCTGATGAATTGGGGCACGTAAGCATG GAAAGTGTGTTGGAGTTGCCCAGAGAGCTCCGGCAGCTGGAGCAGATGCGTTGTGAGCGCCAGGAGTGGGCTGCCGACCAATACCCTGTCACTGAGAAGGGTTTGCTGGCTCGCTTCTATCCCAGAACCAATAAGACTCCATCTCACACCTCGCCTGCAGGAGATGCACAGCCAGACTCCTTTGGACCTGCAACTGTGGAGTCACCTTCAACACAAGTGGACTCTCTCCTTCAACGGCCACCCACGAGGCCCTCGAGGGTCACTGATGTTTCCTCTGCCCAGTCTGTGGATGCCCCAACAACTCAGGATCCAGTCCCTGCCACTGAGTCAGACCTCAGTAAAAAAGTGTCTGGCCTGTCTCTGGGTGTAGGCAGAGGACGCACAGAGGTAGTGATGGAAACAGTAGGTAGAGGAAGGTCCTTTGGGAAAGAGCAGTCATGCATTCAGACCTTGCCTGCCATAGGAAGAGGCTTTCTTCTCCAAATACCACCAGCTCAGATCCCCATAGAGCGCAATAGAGACATGAAAGTTGCTGGTAGGATGGAAGTGGGTCCTTCATGCCATAGCCTCAAGCCCTCCCAAGCAGGAATGCCCCAGCCTCACACTAGTGCTACTGACTTACCTAAGGACATTTTTAGCTTGAGAGGAGACCGTTCCTCAGAGAGTTCCAAGTTGCTCTTATCCTCATTCAGGTCTTTCAGATACTGA